GGGCCAGGGCACCCCCAGGGTGAAGGGCTGGGGCTGGGTGCGTGGCTCCCAGCGCGGCAGGGCCACGCAGGCCGTGTCGAAGACGGCGGCCCGCGGCCCGCCGGTGAAGCCCATGTCGTTGCGCCGGGTGCCCTGGCTGGGCCACAAGGCGAAGCCGGGGCTCTCCGGGTCCTCGGCGTCCTGCCACAGGCTGTTCGGCGTGCCGGCGTCGATGCAGGGGGAGGCCGGCGACAACCACGGGATGCCCAGCTCGGCATCGAAGAGGGGGTCCACGTCCACCAGGTTGCCCTCCCCCAGCGGCATGGCCTGAGGCAGCAGGCAATGGCGGTAGATCCCGGGCAAGTCGTGGTTCCAACCCGGCCACTCATACTGGGGCAGCTCCGCCTCCAGGCGATCGATCTGGTTGTTCCAGAACAAGCAGTTCTCAAAGGTGACCACCGGGTCCGCCGGTGCGTCCAGGTTGCGGTAACCGGGCATGACCAGGTAGGGCGTCTGGCTGTTGGTGATGGTGGTGTTGCGGATGAAGCTGGGCTCCGTGACCTTCAGCCGAAGAGGCATCTGTTCGGAGCGAAAGGGGATGGGGGCAAAGGCCGTGCAGCTGTCGATCCAGACGTTGTCCATCGTCACCGACAAGGCCTCCAGATTGAAGCCCTGCCGCGAGGTGGCCAGCATCAGCACGTTGCGGAAGTGCAAAGGACCTTCCATCTTGGAGCGGATGCTCGCCTCATTGTTGTTCCTGAAGATCAGGTTCTGAAATGTCTTATGATAGCTGGACGTCGTACTGGAAGATACCGAAATCAACATCACACTGCCAACATCTACAGGATCCGAAAGATAACCCCCATAAGGTCTCTCAAAGGCCATATTTGGCTGACGATTTCCATCAAATGTTACACTATCAATTAAAAAGAAATCAAAACTGTTAGAATGTATCATCGCACAATATCCGTCATTTGCCCAGTACGAACTCATCTGGCTGGGGATATCGCGATCAATGACAAGGTTGTCCTTGAACAATACATTTCTCATGATCATACTATCCGCATTGTAGCCTGTGAATTTAAGAATGTTGGCCATGTGGACACCCCATGCCGGCGTGCTTGCCCCCGGGGTCAGGATCACCGTGTTGTTCACGAAGCGGGCATGTTCCAGGGACAAATTGGTTGTTGTCAGCATAGATGGGTAGTTCGAAGACGCATTCCAGGTTGTGAACGAACTGTCACCCAACACGCAGTCTTCCACGATCATGTTGGTCACCCGCCCGTGGGCCCAGGGGTCGTTGAACAGTCTTGCACGCTCCCACTCCCCTACCACGGAATGCCCTGTCACGCCACGATTGCGCAGAAAGATCAAGCTGTCCAAGTGGCAGGGATCTCCCCTGACATACAAAGCGAGCAGCTTGTTGGAGGATTGCCGATTGCCCACTTGGGTGTTGTCAATGAAACGGATGTTCTTGATGATTAAGGGAGATGTACCGCCGAAGTTCACCAATGAATTGCCACTCCAGGTACAGCCCTCAATCAGGATGTTCTTGAATTCTTGATAGCTATGCGATGTATTTGTCGATAACCCACCCCCAATCAAAATTCCCGTGCAGGTGACATTCCGCGCCACGATGTCTGAAAACAGCACGCTATCTCCACTTGCCACAAGTATCAATCTGCTATTCACCATGCCATCCACGCGCACATCATGTGCTGCCGCATATCTTCCTACTCGAATGGAAAACAAGAGCTTGTTGCGATCATTCGTGCTGTTGTCGTAGACGCGGACATGTTGCATGCTGAATCGTTTTGGCCCATGGTAGTAGGGACCCAATCCATCCATGAACAGGCAGGCTCCGGAGTAGTTCGACAAATTCCGCGTGAAATGCAGGCGGCGCAGCTCCACATCCGTGCTGTCCGTGAAGTGAATCCCGCCACCCACCCATTGCTGCCCAACACCCCCCCGGATCAGAAAGCCATCCAGGATGAACCGGTGTGGGCCCCTGGTATCCACGCGGATCACCGTGCCCAGGGAGTCCCCGTCCACGATGGTCTGCGGAATGAAGAGCGTGTCCCCCGTCAGCAGCGCGTGCGAGGCCAGGGTCAAGGTCTTGTCGGGAATCACCAGCCGCTCGTGGTAGTGGCCCGGCGCCACCAGCACCGTGTCCCCACTGGCGCAGGAATCCACCGCCTGCTGGATCAGGGGCCAGGGGTCCGGCACCATCCAGACGGTGGCGGGAAGGGGGAGGGGCGGTCCCCCAAGGAGGAGGACCGCCACAAACTTCAACAGGGCCTTGTTCATGCCTACCGAACCAGGACCACTTTGGCCACGGAAATCTGTCGACCTTGCACGGCGCGTGCCACATACACGCCCGAGGCCACCTGACCGGCGGTCCATTGGAAGGTGTGTGTTCCGGCCGGGAGGAACCCCTGGTGCAGCACGGCCACGCGCTGGCCCAGGGTGTTGTAGATCTCCAAGGTCACGGCTTCTTCTCCATCCACGCGCAGTTCAAGCAACATGGTCGGATTGAAGGGATTGGGATGGCACGACATGATGCCGAAAATAGAGGGTCGTTCCATGATCTTCTCGACGTCTGGCGCCGGATTCGGCAAAGTCCCAACCGCCAAATCTGGCACCATTGCCCGATGCAGGTTCTGCAAGGCCAGGCGGCGCTGCTCGAGGCGCTGGAATGCCGCCATGGGTCCCAAGGCGTTCATCTGACCCTGAGCCGGATAGGTGGCGATCTCGGCCAAGGCCGTGTTGATGAGCAGCTCGGCCTTGGCGTAGCCGTCCTTCTCGATCAGCAGGCTGTCCAGCAAGGCTACAGCGCTAGGCCGGTCGCCATGCATGGCCTCCACACACCACGCGCTACTGACCTGGGAAATGGACAAGAGATCATCCACGGGTTCCGATGCCTCCGCGGCGCTCTCCAGTCCGGTCCGGATCAGCGGATAGTCCTGGGCGCCGTACTCCGTGTAGAGCCCGATGGCCTTGATGATGCCGGTCACCTCCGTGCAATACTTCGACTCGGGGTAGTCCTCCAGAAGCTCGATCCAGTAGGCGACGGCCGCCTCGTGATTCTCGATCTCCGCGGCCTCCTGGCCATAAGCGTACAGGTCATTCTCCCCGCCCTGGCCCTGACAGGGCATGAAGACCAGGGGACACGCTTCCAACCAAGGCGAATAGGTTGTCACAAAGTTTGGAATGTGACCATAAGGACTCACACCATTCTCGCAGTCCTCTCCCCAATAGTTGTAGGCCCAATTGGAGGAACCGCCGGTGGAGGTAATGAACTGGTAGTTACCAGTCAATTCATCGCAAACGAACGAATTGTTTCCGCATTCAAGGTCTAGGTAGGTGTCAAAACCTATAATCATGGGGTGTGTATCAAATCCAGGCACATATTCCTTGAAGAACTGATTGCTCGCCCCATTCTTCAAATTCAAAGTCGCAAAGCCTGCACCAATCGCGCCTGCTTCAATGTCGTTAAAGGTGTTGTGGTGCAGGTTGAGGGTGGCTCCACCCAGCGCCACAGGACGCGCTGACAACGCGTTGGTTTGCGCCTCAAAATGATTACCAGCAATCACATGGTTGGGGCTGGGTACCGTCCCATAGTGCATCAACTTCCAATACCATGGATCGTCGCCGTACATCACGCGGTCGAAGGTAATCCCAATCACGTCTACGTCAGAATACTGGATGCCAACGCATCCAATCCCAACCCCACCATCTTCTATTTGTGGGTTCATGAAGTCAAGATTTTTGAATTGACCAAGGCAGACATAGTCGAACATGATTTTCGTTCTGTCATACCCATTGAATTTGACGTTGCCTCCCGCCCCGTTGAGGTCCACGTCACAGTAATTGAACCAGAGGGCACCCCCATTGAAATCAGGGGCACGATTAAACAGCACCCCATCAAAGGTTGTCGCAGCCTGGCGGGGCGCGGTGCTGGTGGACCCGAATGCAATGCTGCCTGCGGTCGGCGAGCCCACAATGGCCGTCCGAGCGCCTGCTGGATCCCCCACTTGGATGCGGTAACCATTGGTATCGTCGGTGTCACAGAACCCCATAGTGTATTCGCCGTCGCTGCGAATGGTCGTTCCCTCCGGGACCACCATGTCCACGCCAGAGAAGACCGTGTTGCCCACCAGCTTGTACCAGCCCCGCTCGGTCAAGGTCTTGGTGCCACTAACCTCAATCTCCTCATACACGGGCGTCCAGCCGATGTCGGCGCGTGTGAGATCGAAATCAGGGGGCGAGGACGCATGACCCGCATCCATGAGCGGGGAGTTCCACTTGAGGCGGAAATCCTCTTCGTCGTCCACAAACAGGTGATCCACGCTCATCAAGCTTGTCCCAGTCATGTCATCCGGATCGCAGGCTCCCCACCCTGGATTGACCACGTTCATGTTCGACCAGTTGTACATGCCTTGTTGGATGGCCGTGAAATAGATCGGCATGGCGCAGTTGTTGTTTGCCATGTTGACATTCACGCCCGTGACATGGTTGTTCTGGCTGTTGACATACACCACGCTGCCCGTGGTCGCTTCTGCCTCACCGTTGCGGGTCATCGTCACGTTGGTGAGCTCGACCGTGCTGCCGAAACGAAGGGTCAGCACGCTGCCACTCCCGGAGGGTGCCTCGTTGCCGTGGAACAGGCAGTTGCGGATGGCGACATCCGCATGATTGTCACATGCAAGGGCGCCGCCTCCCTCGCTGGTATCGCCATTCGCCATGTTGCCCACGAATTCGCAATTGGATACCAATAAGTGCAGGCTCGTCTGCTTGAACAACGCGCCGCCTGTCAGCGCCCTGTTCAGGCTGAACACGCACGCTTCGAGGGTCTGGGTCATTCCTGTGTTGCCGTTGTTGTCCTGCTCGTCCAGGTACAAGGCACCACCAACCTCGCCAGCCAAGTTCGAGTTGAACTCACAGCGAACGATGGTTGGGTTGAAGGCGAGAAGATGCATGGCGCCGCCTTGCCACGTGGCCGAATTGTCCTCGAACACGCACTCCTCGATCAGAACCTCATCGCCTCCCATGTAGATGGCGCCACCCTGTGCCCCTGCTCCATTGACGCCAGTTTGGCAGCCAATGAATCGGCTGTTCTTGATGGACTTCGACAACCCTTCGACATCCTCCTCCAGGGAGTACAATGCCCCCCCTCGCGAGCTATCTCCCATTGCCCGCTCTTCTATGAAGTCGCAGTTCTGAATATCCAACGAGGTCAGGGTGGCCGCGATGGATCCGCCATTCCCGTTAAGCACTTGATTGTTGGAGAACCTGCAGGCTTCCAGAAGGAGCATGGATTCGCTTGCCAGGATGGCGCCACCCGAGTCCGTCGCATGGTTGGAATCGAAATCCACCCCCACGCACGTGAGCGTGCCATCTTCGACCGTGATGCCGCCGGCCTTGTAGGGCGACGTCGAATTGCCCGAGCTGATGGTTAGGTACTTCAGGGTCGCTGTCGTCCCATACATCAGGAGGATTGACGAGCTACCACTACTGGAGATGATG
Above is a genomic segment from bacterium containing:
- a CDS encoding T9SS type A sorting domain-containing protein, translated to MKAKRVVTMLLILTCWQAYAAVLKVPSEYATIALAFAAANYGDEVELADSQTPYSASDLVMPDGVILRGEGNDPEDAIISSSGSSSILLMYGTTATLKYLTISSGNSTSPYKAGGITVEDGTLTCVGVDFDSNHATDSGGAILASESMLLLEACRFSNNQVLNGNGGSIAATLTSLDIQNCDFIEERAMGDSSRGGALYSLEEDVEGLSKSIKNSRFIGCQTGVNGAGAQGGAIYMGGDEVLIEECVFEDNSATWQGGAMHLLAFNPTIVRCEFNSNLAGEVGGALYLDEQDNNGNTGMTQTLEACVFSLNRALTGGALFKQTSLHLLVSNCEFVGNMANGDTSEGGGALACDNHADVAIRNCLFHGNEAPSGSGSVLTLRFGSTVELTNVTMTRNGEAEATTGSVVYVNSQNNHVTGVNVNMANNNCAMPIYFTAIQQGMYNWSNMNVVNPGWGACDPDDMTGTSLMSVDHLFVDDEEDFRLKWNSPLMDAGHASSPPDFDLTRADIGWTPVYEEIEVSGTKTLTERGWYKLVGNTVFSGVDMVVPEGTTIRSDGEYTMGFCDTDDTNGYRIQVGDPAGARTAIVGSPTAGSIAFGSTSTAPRQAATTFDGVLFNRAPDFNGGALWFNYCDVDLNGAGGNVKFNGYDRTKIMFDYVCLGQFKNLDFMNPQIEDGGVGIGCVGIQYSDVDVIGITFDRVMYGDDPWYWKLMHYGTVPSPNHVIAGNHFEAQTNALSARPVALGGATLNLHHNTFNDIEAGAIGAGFATLNLKNGASNQFFKEYVPGFDTHPMIIGFDTYLDLECGNNSFVCDELTGNYQFITSTGGSSNWAYNYWGEDCENGVSPYGHIPNFVTTYSPWLEACPLVFMPCQGQGGENDLYAYGQEAAEIENHEAAVAYWIELLEDYPESKYCTEVTGIIKAIGLYTEYGAQDYPLIRTGLESAAEASEPVDDLLSISQVSSAWCVEAMHGDRPSAVALLDSLLIEKDGYAKAELLINTALAEIATYPAQGQMNALGPMAAFQRLEQRRLALQNLHRAMVPDLAVGTLPNPAPDVEKIMERPSIFGIMSCHPNPFNPTMLLELRVDGEEAVTLEIYNTLGQRVAVLHQGFLPAGTHTFQWTAGQVASGVYVARAVQGRQISVAKVVLVR